The following DNA comes from Synergistales bacterium.
TGCTGTGGGCCGCTGCGGTTCCGGCCGCCGAGCCGGTGACGGTGATGCTGGAGTGGTACCCTAATGTGGACCACCTGCCCCTCTATGTGGCCCGGGAGGAGGGCTTCTTCGCCGACGAGGGGCTGGAGGTGGAGATCCTCAACCCGTCGGACACCTCCTCGTCCTTCCGGCTGGCCGTTGCGGGGCGGGTGGATGTGGCGGTCACCTACGAGACCCAGGTGCTGCGCTCCCTCGCCGAGGGGGTGCGCTCCACCGTGGTGGGGACGCTGATCGACGAGCCCCTCAACACGCTGCTCTACCTGAAGGGGAACGGCATCGAGGAGCCGGCGGACCTCCGGGGGCGCACCCTGGGCTTCACCGAGCCCACCATCGGACGGATGTGGGAGCTGGCCCTGGAGCAGGCAGGCGTTGCGGACTACGAGGCGGTGAACATCCAGTTCGCCGTGGTGCCCTCGCTGGTGTCGGGCCGCGTGGCCGGCGTCATGGGGGGCTACCGCAACTACGAGTACGTGGAGCTCAAGCGGAAGGGCTACGAACCGGCCTTTTTCACCCTCCCCGAGTGCGGCTTCCCCCACTTCGCCGAGCTGGTGCTGGCCACGGCCCCCGGGACGGCCCGGGAGCGGGCCGGTGCGGTCGCCGGGTTCCGACGCGCCCTGGAGCGGGCGGCGGCCTTCATCGACGCCCATCCCGACGGGGCCATGGAGGATTTCTTCGCGGCGGTGCCCGAGGCGGACCGGGAGCTGGAGCGGGCCGTCTTCGCCGAGACGAAGGCCCTCTACCCCGGGAGCCAGGAGCTGGACGCCGCCGCCTGGCAGCGCTACGCCGACTTTCTGGCCGAGGGCGGGCTGCTCTCGCGCTCTGTGGATGTGGTCCCTGTTCTATGGAAGGGAGATGAATGATATGGCGCTCTACCGCGGCATCGCACTGACCATCGCCGGGAGCGACTCCGGCGGCGGGGCGGGGATCCAGGCGGACCTCAAGACCTTCGCTGCGCTGAAGATCTTCGGCACCACGGCGGTCACCGCCGTGACCTCCCAGAACAGTCTGGGCGTCCAGGATGTCTATAACCTCCCCGCCGCCTGCGTGGCCGGGCAGATCGAGTCGGTCTGCGCCGACATGGCCGTGGGGGCGGCCAAGACG
Coding sequences within:
- a CDS encoding ABC transporter substrate-binding protein; this translates as MKVKTMFPAVAALMLWAAAVPAAEPVTVMLEWYPNVDHLPLYVAREEGFFADEGLEVEILNPSDTSSSFRLAVAGRVDVAVTYETQVLRSLAEGVRSTVVGTLIDEPLNTLLYLKGNGIEEPADLRGRTLGFTEPTIGRMWELALEQAGVADYEAVNIQFAVVPSLVSGRVAGVMGGYRNYEYVELKRKGYEPAFFTLPECGFPHFAELVLATAPGTARERAGAVAGFRRALERAAAFIDAHPDGAMEDFFAAVPEADRELERAVFAETKALYPGSQELDAAAWQRYADFLAEGGLLSRSVDVVPVLWKGDE